The following proteins come from a genomic window of Gadus morhua chromosome 11, gadMor3.0, whole genome shotgun sequence:
- the LOC115553752 gene encoding neurofilament heavy polypeptide isoform X2 translates to MSFMDHHAYYGPAAFRKVRPVSMTPSSGFQTQRRRTLTYSQASEHQDASYGGDVVRRNEKEILQTLNDRFAGYIDKVRHLELHNRNLEAEAAALRQSQAGRAAVGEHYESELLDLRDSLQRLSGEKAGALLEQEHLEEDIQSVRQRIEEEARNREEMEAAARAMNKYVDDCGLSRSELEKKLRVLEEEVDFVRKNHEEEVAELLAQIQGAQANFEVRDSVKADVTSALREIRSQLDRQASQSAAHTEDWFKVRMDRLSDAARTNQDAIRGSQDEISEYRRQLQSRTIELETLRGTKDSLERQRMENEDRHHGDLGSLQETIHQLDGELKSTKWEMSNQLKEYQELLNVKMALDIEIAAYRKLLEGEEQRFVTGGSLYSYIDSRLSSHLKLKGEDISDTVIVEEQTDETQVTEVTEDADDEEEEEEEKDEEEEEEGEETKEDGAEVEAEDEKEEDAEEETAEEKEEEKEEVKEEVKEDEAEEAEEEEAKEDEDKSKSPQSKTPAAGTPQSKSPESKSPASKSPVSKSPRSKSPESKSPPPSSPLPKTPEPKPKETPKEEKKDEQPEPVEQEKAEPTPVKEEPTPVKEEKKVEPTPVKEEKKVEPTPVKEEKKVEPTPVKEEPTPVKEEKEEPTPVKVEPTPVKEEKKVEPTPVKEEKKEEPTPVKVEPTPVKEEKKEEPTPVKVEPTPVKEEKKEEPTPVKVEPTPVKEEKKEEPTPVKVEPTPVKEEKKEEPTPVKVEPTPVKEEKKEAPKEKEPEAKPEKAESNTPKAAPAAVETKPAEVQPAPAAKPEPTPAKEEATPAAPKAEEKSAPKAEPEKVEPKKDEQKPAEKTEDKKEVVKTEEKTEKPASTETKETKEVKK, encoded by the exons ATGAGCTTCATGGACCACCACGCCTACTACGGGCCGGCCGCCTTCCGCAAGGTCCGGCCAGTCTCCATGACTCCCTCCTCCGGATTCCAGACCCAGAGGCGCCGGACCCTCACCTACAGCCAGGCTTCGGAGCACCAGGACGCCTCGTACGGCGGGGATGTGGTGCGGAGGAACGAGAAAGAGATCCTGCAAACTCTGAACGACCGCTTCGCCGGCTACATCGACAAGGTGCGCCACCTGGAGCTCCACAACCGGAACCTGGAAGCGGAGGCAGCGGCGCTGCGCCAGAGCCAAGCGGGGCGCGCGGCCGTCGGGGAGCACTACGAGAGCGAGCTGCTTGACCTGCGGGACAGCCTGCAGCGGCTGTCCGGGGAGAAGGCGGGAGCGCTGCTGGAGCAGGAGCACCTGGAGGAAGACATCCAGAGCGTGCGGCAAAGGATCGAGGAAGAGGCGCGCAACCGCGAAGAGATGGAGGCCGCTGCGCGCGCCATGAACAAGTACGTGGACGACTGCGGGCTCTCGCGCTCCGAGCTGGAGAAGAAGCTCCGCGTgctggaagaggaggtggactTCGTGAGGAAGAaccacgaggaggaggtggccgaGCTGCTCGCGCAGATCCAGGGCGCCCAGGCGAACTTTGAGGTGCGCGACTCCGTGAAGGCGGACGTCACGAGCGCACTGCGGGAGATCCGCTCGCAGCTGGACCGCCAGGCGAGCCAAAGCGCCGCGCACACAGAGGACTGGTTCAAAG TGCGTATGGACCGCCTGTCGGACGCGGCCCGCACCAACCAGGACGCCATCCGCGGCTCCCAGGACGAGATCTCCGAGTACCGCCGGCAGCTGCAGAGCCGCACCATCGAGCTGGAGACCCTGAGGGGGACCAAGGACTCCCTGGAGCGGCAGCGCATGGAGAACGAGGACCGCCACCACGGGGACCTGGGCTCCCTGCAG GAGACCATCCACCAGCTGGACGGCGAGCTGAAGAGCACCAAATGGGAGATGTCCAACCAGCTGAAGGAATACCAGGAGCTGCTCAACGTCAAGATGGCGCTGGACATTGAGATCGCCGCCTACAG GAAGCTCCTGGAGGGCGAGGAGCAGCGCTTCGTCACCGGGGGAAGCCTCTACTCCTACATCGACAGCCGGCTCTCCAGCCACCTGAAGCTGAAGGGAGAGGACATCTCCGACACCGTCATCGTGGAGGAGCAGACCGACGAGACACAGGTGACTGAGGTGACGGAGGACGCcgacgacgaggaagaggaggaagaggagaaggacgaggaagaagaggaagagggcgaGGAAACCAAAGAAGACGGAGCGGAGGTAGAAGCTGAGGACGAGAAGGAAGAAGATGCTGAGGAGGAAACtgcagaggagaaggaagaggagaaggaagaggtgaAGGAAGAGGTGAAGGAAGATGAGGCagaagaggcagaagaagaggaagccaAAGAGGATGAGGACAAGAGCAAGTCTCCTCAGTCCAAAACCCCAGCCGCCGGCACACCACAGTCCAAGTCCCCAGAATCTAAATCTCCTGCCAGCAAGTCTCCGGTGTCCAAGTCCCCACGCAGCAAGTCCCCTGAGAGCaagtcccctcccccctcgtcCCCCCTGCCCAAGACCCCCGAACCCAAGCCCAAAGAGACCCccaaagaggagaagaaagacgAGCAGCCTGAGCCTGTGGAACAGGAGAAGGCGGAGCCTACACCTGTGAAGGAGGAGCCTACACCTgtgaaagaggagaagaaggtggaGCCTACACCTgtgaaagaggagaagaaggtggaGCCTACACCTgtgaaagaggagaagaaggtggaGCCTACACCTGTGAAGGAGGAGCCTACACCTGtgaaagaagagaaggaggagcctACACCTGTGAAGGTGGAGCCTACACCTgtgaaagaggagaagaaggtggaGCCTACACCTgtgaaagaggagaagaaggaggagcctACCCCTGTGAAG gtggagcctACACCTgtgaaagaggagaagaaggaggagcctACACCTGTGAAGGTGGAGCCTACACCTgtgaaagaggagaagaaggaggagcctACCCCTGTGAAGGTGGAGCCTACACCTgtgaaagaggagaagaaggaggagcctACACCTGTGAAGGTGGAGCCTACACCTgtgaaagaggagaagaaggaggagcctACACCTGTCAAGGTGGAGCCTACACCTgtgaaagaggagaagaaggaggcaCCCAAGGAGAAGGAACCTGAAGCCAAGCCAGAGAAGGCAGAGAGCAACACCCCCAAAGCAGCTCCTGCTGCCGTGGAAACCAAGCCGGCAGAGGTCCAGCCCGCCCCAGCAGCCAAACCAGAACCAACCCCTGCTAAGGAGGAGGCCACACCCGCCGCCCCcaaggcagaggagaagagcgCCCCTAAAGCCGAGCCCGAGAAGGTAGAGCCCAAGAAGGACGAGCAGAAACCAGCGGAGAAGACGGAGGACAAGAAGGAGGTGGTGAAGACCGAGGAGAAGACCGAGAAGCCAGCCAGCACAGAGACCAAGGAGACCAAGGAGGTGAAGAAGTAA
- the LOC115553752 gene encoding neurofilament heavy polypeptide isoform X6: MSFMDHHAYYGPAAFRKVRPVSMTPSSGFQTQRRRTLTYSQASEHQDASYGGDVVRRNEKEILQTLNDRFAGYIDKVRHLELHNRNLEAEAAALRQSQAGRAAVGEHYESELLDLRDSLQRLSGEKAGALLEQEHLEEDIQSVRQRIEEEARNREEMEAAARAMNKYVDDCGLSRSELEKKLRVLEEEVDFVRKNHEEEVAELLAQIQGAQANFEVRDSVKADVTSALREIRSQLDRQASQSAAHTEDWFKVRMDRLSDAARTNQDAIRGSQDEISEYRRQLQSRTIELETLRGTKDSLERQRMENEDRHHGDLGSLQETIHQLDGELKSTKWEMSNQLKEYQELLNVKMALDIEIAAYRKLLEGEEQRFVTGGSLYSYIDSRLSSHLKLKGEDISDTVIVEEQTDETQVTEVTEDADDEEEEEEEKDEEEEEEGEETKEDGAEVEAEDEKEEDAEEETAEEKEEEKEEVKEEVKEDEAEEAEEEEAKEDEDKSKSPQSKTPAAGTPQSKSPESKSPASKSPVSKSPRSKSPESKSPPPSSPLPKTPEPKPKETPKEEKKDEQPEPVEQEKAEPTPVKEEPTPVKEEKKVEPTPVKEEKKVEPTPVKEEKKVEPTPVKEEKKVEPTPVKEEKKEEPTPVKVEPTPVKEEKVEPTPVKEEKKEEPTPVKVEPTPVKEEKKEEPTPVKVEPTPVKEEKKEEPTPVKVEPTPVKEEKKEEPTPVKVEPTPVKEEKKEAPKEKEPEAKPEKAESNTPKAAPAAVETKPAEVQPAPAAKPEPTPAKEEATPAAPKAEEKSAPKAEPEKVEPKKDEQKPAEKTEDKKEVVKTEEKTEKPASTETKETKEVKK; encoded by the exons ATGAGCTTCATGGACCACCACGCCTACTACGGGCCGGCCGCCTTCCGCAAGGTCCGGCCAGTCTCCATGACTCCCTCCTCCGGATTCCAGACCCAGAGGCGCCGGACCCTCACCTACAGCCAGGCTTCGGAGCACCAGGACGCCTCGTACGGCGGGGATGTGGTGCGGAGGAACGAGAAAGAGATCCTGCAAACTCTGAACGACCGCTTCGCCGGCTACATCGACAAGGTGCGCCACCTGGAGCTCCACAACCGGAACCTGGAAGCGGAGGCAGCGGCGCTGCGCCAGAGCCAAGCGGGGCGCGCGGCCGTCGGGGAGCACTACGAGAGCGAGCTGCTTGACCTGCGGGACAGCCTGCAGCGGCTGTCCGGGGAGAAGGCGGGAGCGCTGCTGGAGCAGGAGCACCTGGAGGAAGACATCCAGAGCGTGCGGCAAAGGATCGAGGAAGAGGCGCGCAACCGCGAAGAGATGGAGGCCGCTGCGCGCGCCATGAACAAGTACGTGGACGACTGCGGGCTCTCGCGCTCCGAGCTGGAGAAGAAGCTCCGCGTgctggaagaggaggtggactTCGTGAGGAAGAaccacgaggaggaggtggccgaGCTGCTCGCGCAGATCCAGGGCGCCCAGGCGAACTTTGAGGTGCGCGACTCCGTGAAGGCGGACGTCACGAGCGCACTGCGGGAGATCCGCTCGCAGCTGGACCGCCAGGCGAGCCAAAGCGCCGCGCACACAGAGGACTGGTTCAAAG TGCGTATGGACCGCCTGTCGGACGCGGCCCGCACCAACCAGGACGCCATCCGCGGCTCCCAGGACGAGATCTCCGAGTACCGCCGGCAGCTGCAGAGCCGCACCATCGAGCTGGAGACCCTGAGGGGGACCAAGGACTCCCTGGAGCGGCAGCGCATGGAGAACGAGGACCGCCACCACGGGGACCTGGGCTCCCTGCAG GAGACCATCCACCAGCTGGACGGCGAGCTGAAGAGCACCAAATGGGAGATGTCCAACCAGCTGAAGGAATACCAGGAGCTGCTCAACGTCAAGATGGCGCTGGACATTGAGATCGCCGCCTACAG GAAGCTCCTGGAGGGCGAGGAGCAGCGCTTCGTCACCGGGGGAAGCCTCTACTCCTACATCGACAGCCGGCTCTCCAGCCACCTGAAGCTGAAGGGAGAGGACATCTCCGACACCGTCATCGTGGAGGAGCAGACCGACGAGACACAGGTGACTGAGGTGACGGAGGACGCcgacgacgaggaagaggaggaagaggagaaggacgaggaagaagaggaagagggcgaGGAAACCAAAGAAGACGGAGCGGAGGTAGAAGCTGAGGACGAGAAGGAAGAAGATGCTGAGGAGGAAACtgcagaggagaaggaagaggagaaggaagaggtgaAGGAAGAGGTGAAGGAAGATGAGGCagaagaggcagaagaagaggaagccaAAGAGGATGAGGACAAGAGCAAGTCTCCTCAGTCCAAAACCCCAGCCGCCGGCACACCACAGTCCAAGTCCCCAGAATCTAAATCTCCTGCCAGCAAGTCTCCGGTGTCCAAGTCCCCACGCAGCAAGTCCCCTGAGAGCaagtcccctcccccctcgtcCCCCCTGCCCAAGACCCCCGAACCCAAGCCCAAAGAGACCCccaaagaggagaagaaagacgAGCAGCCTGAGCCTGTGGAACAGGAGAAGGCGGAGCCTACACCTGTGAAGGAGGAGCCTACACCTgtgaaagaggagaagaaggtggaGCCTACACCTgtgaaagaggagaagaaggtggaGCCTACACCTgtgaaagaggagaagaag GTGGAGCCTACACCTgtgaaagaggagaagaaggtggaGCCTACACCTgtgaaagaggagaagaaggaggagcctACCCCTGTGAAGGTGGAGCCTACACCTGTgaaagaggagaaggtggagcctACACCTgtgaaagaggagaagaaggaggagcctACACCTGTGAAGGTGGAGCCTACACCTgtgaaagaggagaagaaggaggagcctACCCCTGTGAAGGTGGAGCCTACACCTgtgaaagaggagaagaaggaggagcctACACCTGTGAAGGTGGAGCCTACACCTgtgaaagaggagaagaaggaggagcctACACCTGTCAAGGTGGAGCCTACACCTgtgaaagaggagaagaaggaggcaCCCAAGGAGAAGGAACCTGAAGCCAAGCCAGAGAAGGCAGAGAGCAACACCCCCAAAGCAGCTCCTGCTGCCGTGGAAACCAAGCCGGCAGAGGTCCAGCCCGCCCCAGCAGCCAAACCAGAACCAACCCCTGCTAAGGAGGAGGCCACACCCGCCGCCCCcaaggcagaggagaagagcgCCCCTAAAGCCGAGCCCGAGAAGGTAGAGCCCAAGAAGGACGAGCAGAAACCAGCGGAGAAGACGGAGGACAAGAAGGAGGTGGTGAAGACCGAGGAGAAGACCGAGAAGCCAGCCAGCACAGAGACCAAGGAGACCAAGGAGGTGAAGAAGTAA
- the LOC115553752 gene encoding neurofilament heavy polypeptide isoform X11: MSFMDHHAYYGPAAFRKVRPVSMTPSSGFQTQRRRTLTYSQASEHQDASYGGDVVRRNEKEILQTLNDRFAGYIDKVRHLELHNRNLEAEAAALRQSQAGRAAVGEHYESELLDLRDSLQRLSGEKAGALLEQEHLEEDIQSVRQRIEEEARNREEMEAAARAMNKYVDDCGLSRSELEKKLRVLEEEVDFVRKNHEEEVAELLAQIQGAQANFEVRDSVKADVTSALREIRSQLDRQASQSAAHTEDWFKVRMDRLSDAARTNQDAIRGSQDEISEYRRQLQSRTIELETLRGTKDSLERQRMENEDRHHGDLGSLQETIHQLDGELKSTKWEMSNQLKEYQELLNVKMALDIEIAAYRKLLEGEEQRFVTGGSLYSYIDSRLSSHLKLKGEDISDTVIVEEQTDETQVTEVTEDADDEEEEEEEKDEEEEEEGEETKEDGAEVEAEDEKEEDAEEETAEEKEEEKEEVKEEVKEDEAEEAEEEEAKEDEDKSKSPQSKTPAAGTPQSKSPESKSPASKSPVSKSPRSKSPESKSPPPSSPLPKTPEPKPKETPKEEKKDEQPEPVEQEKAEPTPVKEEPTPVKEEKKEEPTPVKVEPTPVKEEKKEEPTPVKVEPTPVKEEKVEPTPVKEEKKEEPTPVKVEPTPVKEEKKEEPTPVKVEPTPVKEEKKEEPTPVKVEPTPVKEEKKEEPTPVKVEPTPVKEEKKEAPKEKEPEAKPEKAESNTPKAAPAAVETKPAEVQPAPAAKPEPTPAKEEATPAAPKAEEKSAPKAEPEKVEPKKDEQKPAEKTEDKKEVVKTEEKTEKPASTETKETKEVKK; this comes from the exons ATGAGCTTCATGGACCACCACGCCTACTACGGGCCGGCCGCCTTCCGCAAGGTCCGGCCAGTCTCCATGACTCCCTCCTCCGGATTCCAGACCCAGAGGCGCCGGACCCTCACCTACAGCCAGGCTTCGGAGCACCAGGACGCCTCGTACGGCGGGGATGTGGTGCGGAGGAACGAGAAAGAGATCCTGCAAACTCTGAACGACCGCTTCGCCGGCTACATCGACAAGGTGCGCCACCTGGAGCTCCACAACCGGAACCTGGAAGCGGAGGCAGCGGCGCTGCGCCAGAGCCAAGCGGGGCGCGCGGCCGTCGGGGAGCACTACGAGAGCGAGCTGCTTGACCTGCGGGACAGCCTGCAGCGGCTGTCCGGGGAGAAGGCGGGAGCGCTGCTGGAGCAGGAGCACCTGGAGGAAGACATCCAGAGCGTGCGGCAAAGGATCGAGGAAGAGGCGCGCAACCGCGAAGAGATGGAGGCCGCTGCGCGCGCCATGAACAAGTACGTGGACGACTGCGGGCTCTCGCGCTCCGAGCTGGAGAAGAAGCTCCGCGTgctggaagaggaggtggactTCGTGAGGAAGAaccacgaggaggaggtggccgaGCTGCTCGCGCAGATCCAGGGCGCCCAGGCGAACTTTGAGGTGCGCGACTCCGTGAAGGCGGACGTCACGAGCGCACTGCGGGAGATCCGCTCGCAGCTGGACCGCCAGGCGAGCCAAAGCGCCGCGCACACAGAGGACTGGTTCAAAG TGCGTATGGACCGCCTGTCGGACGCGGCCCGCACCAACCAGGACGCCATCCGCGGCTCCCAGGACGAGATCTCCGAGTACCGCCGGCAGCTGCAGAGCCGCACCATCGAGCTGGAGACCCTGAGGGGGACCAAGGACTCCCTGGAGCGGCAGCGCATGGAGAACGAGGACCGCCACCACGGGGACCTGGGCTCCCTGCAG GAGACCATCCACCAGCTGGACGGCGAGCTGAAGAGCACCAAATGGGAGATGTCCAACCAGCTGAAGGAATACCAGGAGCTGCTCAACGTCAAGATGGCGCTGGACATTGAGATCGCCGCCTACAG GAAGCTCCTGGAGGGCGAGGAGCAGCGCTTCGTCACCGGGGGAAGCCTCTACTCCTACATCGACAGCCGGCTCTCCAGCCACCTGAAGCTGAAGGGAGAGGACATCTCCGACACCGTCATCGTGGAGGAGCAGACCGACGAGACACAGGTGACTGAGGTGACGGAGGACGCcgacgacgaggaagaggaggaagaggagaaggacgaggaagaagaggaagagggcgaGGAAACCAAAGAAGACGGAGCGGAGGTAGAAGCTGAGGACGAGAAGGAAGAAGATGCTGAGGAGGAAACtgcagaggagaaggaagaggagaaggaagaggtgaAGGAAGAGGTGAAGGAAGATGAGGCagaagaggcagaagaagaggaagccaAAGAGGATGAGGACAAGAGCAAGTCTCCTCAGTCCAAAACCCCAGCCGCCGGCACACCACAGTCCAAGTCCCCAGAATCTAAATCTCCTGCCAGCAAGTCTCCGGTGTCCAAGTCCCCACGCAGCAAGTCCCCTGAGAGCaagtcccctcccccctcgtcCCCCCTGCCCAAGACCCCCGAACCCAAGCCCAAAGAGACCCccaaagaggagaagaaagacgAGCAGCCTGAGCCTGTGGAACAGGAGAAGGCGGAGCCTACACCTGTGAAGGAGGAGCCTACACCTgtgaaagaggagaagaag gaggagcctACACCTGTGAAG gtggaGCCTACACCTgtgaaagaggagaagaaggaggagcctACCCCTGTGAAGGTGGAGCCTACACCTGTgaaagaggagaaggtggagcctACACCTgtgaaagaggagaagaaggaggagcctACACCTGTGAAGGTGGAGCCTACACCTgtgaaagaggagaagaaggaggagcctACCCCTGTGAAGGTGGAGCCTACACCTgtgaaagaggagaagaaggaggagcctACACCTGTGAAGGTGGAGCCTACACCTgtgaaagaggagaagaaggaggagcctACACCTGTCAAGGTGGAGCCTACACCTgtgaaagaggagaagaaggaggcaCCCAAGGAGAAGGAACCTGAAGCCAAGCCAGAGAAGGCAGAGAGCAACACCCCCAAAGCAGCTCCTGCTGCCGTGGAAACCAAGCCGGCAGAGGTCCAGCCCGCCCCAGCAGCCAAACCAGAACCAACCCCTGCTAAGGAGGAGGCCACACCCGCCGCCCCcaaggcagaggagaagagcgCCCCTAAAGCCGAGCCCGAGAAGGTAGAGCCCAAGAAGGACGAGCAGAAACCAGCGGAGAAGACGGAGGACAAGAAGGAGGTGGTGAAGACCGAGGAGAAGACCGAGAAGCCAGCCAGCACAGAGACCAAGGAGACCAAGGAGGTGAAGAAGTAA
- the LOC115553752 gene encoding neurofilament heavy polypeptide isoform X5, translating into MSFMDHHAYYGPAAFRKVRPVSMTPSSGFQTQRRRTLTYSQASEHQDASYGGDVVRRNEKEILQTLNDRFAGYIDKVRHLELHNRNLEAEAAALRQSQAGRAAVGEHYESELLDLRDSLQRLSGEKAGALLEQEHLEEDIQSVRQRIEEEARNREEMEAAARAMNKYVDDCGLSRSELEKKLRVLEEEVDFVRKNHEEEVAELLAQIQGAQANFEVRDSVKADVTSALREIRSQLDRQASQSAAHTEDWFKVRMDRLSDAARTNQDAIRGSQDEISEYRRQLQSRTIELETLRGTKDSLERQRMENEDRHHGDLGSLQETIHQLDGELKSTKWEMSNQLKEYQELLNVKMALDIEIAAYRKLLEGEEQRFVTGGSLYSYIDSRLSSHLKLKGEDISDTVIVEEQTDETQVTEVTEDADDEEEEEEEKDEEEEEEGEETKEDGAEVEAEDEKEEDAEEETAEEKEEEKEEVKEEVKEDEAEEAEEEEAKEDEDKSKSPQSKTPAAGTPQSKSPESKSPASKSPVSKSPRSKSPESKSPPPSSPLPKTPEPKPKETPKEEKKDEQPEPVEQEKAEPTPVKEEPTPVKEEKKVEPTPVKEEKKVEPTPVKEEKKVEPTPVKEEPTPVKEEKEEPTPVKVEPTPVKEEKKVEPTPVKEEKKEEPTPVKVEPTPVKEEKVEPTPVKEEKKEEPTPVKVEPTPVKEEKKEEPTPVKVEPTPVKEEKKEEPTPVKVEPTPVKEEKKEAPKEKEPEAKPEKAESNTPKAAPAAVETKPAEVQPAPAAKPEPTPAKEEATPAAPKAEEKSAPKAEPEKVEPKKDEQKPAEKTEDKKEVVKTEEKTEKPASTETKETKEVKK; encoded by the exons ATGAGCTTCATGGACCACCACGCCTACTACGGGCCGGCCGCCTTCCGCAAGGTCCGGCCAGTCTCCATGACTCCCTCCTCCGGATTCCAGACCCAGAGGCGCCGGACCCTCACCTACAGCCAGGCTTCGGAGCACCAGGACGCCTCGTACGGCGGGGATGTGGTGCGGAGGAACGAGAAAGAGATCCTGCAAACTCTGAACGACCGCTTCGCCGGCTACATCGACAAGGTGCGCCACCTGGAGCTCCACAACCGGAACCTGGAAGCGGAGGCAGCGGCGCTGCGCCAGAGCCAAGCGGGGCGCGCGGCCGTCGGGGAGCACTACGAGAGCGAGCTGCTTGACCTGCGGGACAGCCTGCAGCGGCTGTCCGGGGAGAAGGCGGGAGCGCTGCTGGAGCAGGAGCACCTGGAGGAAGACATCCAGAGCGTGCGGCAAAGGATCGAGGAAGAGGCGCGCAACCGCGAAGAGATGGAGGCCGCTGCGCGCGCCATGAACAAGTACGTGGACGACTGCGGGCTCTCGCGCTCCGAGCTGGAGAAGAAGCTCCGCGTgctggaagaggaggtggactTCGTGAGGAAGAaccacgaggaggaggtggccgaGCTGCTCGCGCAGATCCAGGGCGCCCAGGCGAACTTTGAGGTGCGCGACTCCGTGAAGGCGGACGTCACGAGCGCACTGCGGGAGATCCGCTCGCAGCTGGACCGCCAGGCGAGCCAAAGCGCCGCGCACACAGAGGACTGGTTCAAAG TGCGTATGGACCGCCTGTCGGACGCGGCCCGCACCAACCAGGACGCCATCCGCGGCTCCCAGGACGAGATCTCCGAGTACCGCCGGCAGCTGCAGAGCCGCACCATCGAGCTGGAGACCCTGAGGGGGACCAAGGACTCCCTGGAGCGGCAGCGCATGGAGAACGAGGACCGCCACCACGGGGACCTGGGCTCCCTGCAG GAGACCATCCACCAGCTGGACGGCGAGCTGAAGAGCACCAAATGGGAGATGTCCAACCAGCTGAAGGAATACCAGGAGCTGCTCAACGTCAAGATGGCGCTGGACATTGAGATCGCCGCCTACAG GAAGCTCCTGGAGGGCGAGGAGCAGCGCTTCGTCACCGGGGGAAGCCTCTACTCCTACATCGACAGCCGGCTCTCCAGCCACCTGAAGCTGAAGGGAGAGGACATCTCCGACACCGTCATCGTGGAGGAGCAGACCGACGAGACACAGGTGACTGAGGTGACGGAGGACGCcgacgacgaggaagaggaggaagaggagaaggacgaggaagaagaggaagagggcgaGGAAACCAAAGAAGACGGAGCGGAGGTAGAAGCTGAGGACGAGAAGGAAGAAGATGCTGAGGAGGAAACtgcagaggagaaggaagaggagaaggaagaggtgaAGGAAGAGGTGAAGGAAGATGAGGCagaagaggcagaagaagaggaagccaAAGAGGATGAGGACAAGAGCAAGTCTCCTCAGTCCAAAACCCCAGCCGCCGGCACACCACAGTCCAAGTCCCCAGAATCTAAATCTCCTGCCAGCAAGTCTCCGGTGTCCAAGTCCCCACGCAGCAAGTCCCCTGAGAGCaagtcccctcccccctcgtcCCCCCTGCCCAAGACCCCCGAACCCAAGCCCAAAGAGACCCccaaagaggagaagaaagacgAGCAGCCTGAGCCTGTGGAACAGGAGAAGGCGGAGCCTACACCTGTGAAGGAGGAGCCTACACCTgtgaaagaggagaagaaggtggaGCCTACACCTgtgaaagaggagaagaaggtggaGCCTACACCTgtgaaagaggagaagaaggtggaGCCTACACCTGTGAAGGAGGAGCCTACACCTGtgaaagaagagaaggaggagcctACACCTGTGAAGGTGGAGCCTACACCTgtgaaagaggagaagaaggtggaGCCTACACCTgtgaaagaggagaagaaggaggagcctACCCCTGTGAAGGTGGAGCCTACACCTGTgaaagaggagaag GTGGAGCCTACACCTgtgaaagaggagaagaaggaggagcctACCCCTGTGAAGGTGGAGCCTACACCTgtgaaagaggagaagaaggaggagcctACACCTGTGAAGGTGGAGCCTACACCTgtgaaagaggagaagaaggaggagcctACACCTGTCAAGGTGGAGCCTACACCTgtgaaagaggagaagaaggaggcaCCCAAGGAGAAGGAACCTGAAGCCAAGCCAGAGAAGGCAGAGAGCAACACCCCCAAAGCAGCTCCTGCTGCCGTGGAAACCAAGCCGGCAGAGGTCCAGCCCGCCCCAGCAGCCAAACCAGAACCAACCCCTGCTAAGGAGGAGGCCACACCCGCCGCCCCcaaggcagaggagaagagcgCCCCTAAAGCCGAGCCCGAGAAGGTAGAGCCCAAGAAGGACGAGCAGAAACCAGCGGAGAAGACGGAGGACAAGAAGGAGGTGGTGAAGACCGAGGAGAAGACCGAGAAGCCAGCCAGCACAGAGACCAAGGAGACCAAGGAGGTGAAGAAGTAA